One genomic window of Psychrobacillus sp. INOP01 includes the following:
- a CDS encoding AbrB/MazE/SpoVT family DNA-binding domain-containing protein produces MKSTGIVRKVDELGRVVIPIELRRTLGIAEKDALEIYVDDDKIILKKYMPNMTCAVTGEVSDDNLRLVGGKLILSPEGAELLIKEIQSNLK; encoded by the coding sequence ATGAAATCTACAGGTATTGTACGTAAAGTTGATGAATTAGGTCGTGTAGTTATTCCAATTGAATTACGTCGCACGTTAGGTATTGCTGAAAAAGATGCATTAGAGATTTACGTAGATGATGATAAAATCATCCTAAAAAAATATATGCCAAATATGACTTGTGCTGTAACTGGTGAAGTTTCAGATGATAACCTACGTCTAGTTGGTGGAAAACTGATTCTAAGCCCAGAAGGTGCAGAATTACTAATTAAAGAGATTCAAAGTAACCTAAAATAA
- a CDS encoding GIY-YIG nuclease family protein yields MEKSEKQHTFYVLECKDGSYYAGYTNDLVKRIKVHNEGKGAKYTRAKRPVSCIYSELYETKQEAMQAEYAFKQLTRKQKINYMGASK; encoded by the coding sequence ATGGAAAAGAGTGAAAAACAGCATACTTTTTACGTGTTAGAATGTAAGGACGGTTCTTATTATGCTGGTTATACGAATGATTTAGTGAAAAGAATAAAGGTACATAATGAAGGTAAGGGAGCAAAGTATACACGCGCCAAGCGGCCAGTTAGTTGTATATATAGTGAACTATACGAAACGAAGCAAGAGGCTATGCAAGCAGAGTATGCTTTTAAGCAGCTAACGCGGAAACAAAAAATAAATTATATGGGGGCAAGTAAATAA
- the rsmI gene encoding 16S rRNA (cytidine(1402)-2'-O)-methyltransferase, protein MKSQKSTEHEQSSCLYLVATPIGNLEDMTMRAIRILKEVDIIAAEDTRNTKKLCNYFEISTPLISYHDHNLQAGGEKLLELLREGKRIALVSDAGLPCISDPGADIAAKAVKEGFAVVPVPGANAALSALIASGLTTQPFFFYGFLSRNKKERKVEIEKLQKRQESVILYESPHRLKESLRDMQSVMDGKRKIVLARELTKKFEEFLRGTIDEAVEWVEQAEIRGEFCIVLEGNEDAVEIEETPWWSKLTLEEHVDQLIEEKNCTSKEAIKEVAIQRGLSKREVYQNYHVE, encoded by the coding sequence ATGAAATCTCAGAAATCGACCGAGCATGAACAAAGTAGCTGCTTGTATTTAGTTGCAACACCCATTGGAAACTTAGAAGATATGACGATGAGAGCTATTCGAATATTAAAAGAAGTAGATATTATTGCAGCAGAGGATACAAGAAATACGAAAAAACTGTGTAACTACTTTGAGATATCTACACCACTTATAAGCTATCACGACCATAACCTACAAGCTGGTGGAGAAAAACTATTGGAATTATTGAGAGAGGGCAAACGTATAGCATTGGTAAGTGATGCAGGTCTTCCTTGTATTTCTGATCCTGGTGCAGATATTGCTGCTAAAGCAGTAAAAGAAGGCTTTGCCGTTGTGCCTGTCCCTGGAGCAAATGCTGCACTTAGTGCTCTAATTGCATCGGGACTGACGACACAGCCCTTTTTCTTTTATGGTTTTTTAAGTCGCAATAAAAAAGAAAGAAAAGTAGAGATCGAAAAGTTACAAAAAAGACAAGAGTCCGTTATTTTATATGAGTCACCACATCGTTTGAAAGAATCATTACGGGATATGCAGTCTGTTATGGATGGAAAACGCAAAATTGTATTGGCACGAGAGTTAACAAAAAAGTTTGAAGAGTTTTTAAGAGGTACGATTGACGAAGCTGTTGAGTGGGTGGAACAGGCAGAGATTCGAGGAGAATTCTGTATTGTGTTAGAGGGAAATGAAGATGCAGTAGAAATTGAAGAAACACCGTGGTGGTCAAAACTAACACTGGAAGAGCATGTGGACCAACTAATAGAAGAGAAAAATTGTACTTCAAAGGAAGCTATTAAAGAAGTGGCGATCCAAAGAGGTCTATCTAAAAGAGAAGTCTACCAAAATTATCATGTAGAGTAA